Part of the Zingiber officinale cultivar Zhangliang chromosome 6A, Zo_v1.1, whole genome shotgun sequence genome, aaatgaactaatcattctaTTAAGATTGTTAATacgtacaaattttttttttcaagtttgttaacacataacataacttttttattaaaataacatTATTTGTACATAACAATAGTTTCTATTACATGATTTTATTGATATGAGCTTTATATTATCTATATATAATGACAGTAATAACAACTGAACTCTACTTTGCTAGATAAGTTAACACCACTCCCATTAAGACTAACACTAGTGGTTGTATTTAATAGGGCATTACTACTCCCACTAGGAAAGCCGCTAGCGCAGCAGTAATCAACACAAGTCCTATCTTTCTAGGTCCAGCTCAGGCAATCTCAGGCAAATCAATTTCAGAATTATCTAATTGGTCCATATTAGAATCCTCCTCTAGATCCTCCTCGGACTCTTTGAGATCCTCCTCAAACTCTTTTGGATCCTTTTTAGACTCTTCAGGATCCTCCTCAGACTCTTCAGGATCCTCTTTTAGGaactcatggtgaagttctaCATACAATTCTGCATATGAGATACGCCCTTCAAAGCACCCCCATATATGGTGTGCTACCACCTTTGGATTTCCTAGCAATGAACGAATCAGAGCCCAAATCCTATAATTGTCGAGGATGGGAAACTCTTCCTACTCGAGCTTCCAAAATAGTCAATCAAGTCATTCAATGTGTCCTCTGACTCCATAAACTGGATCATACTTAGTCTCCTCAATCTCCTCCCTTAGTTCATTCTGTCACATTTCACGATGGGTCATCATGTATATCATCCTCGACATctgaaattgaaaataataatattagTACAAAATCAACAACCCAGTGACAAAACCGACTCATTTCAATTCACACAATGCATAGAACAAATACACAGAATAattaagcaaataagaaaaataaattttctttatttgaggaGCTCCAATTGACTAACACACTGGATTAGTCGATTAGGTAAGTAGATCCTAAGTCCCCTTctctcattagaactaatctaattaggATGTTCAGTTGTTATATTTAACCTAACCCCATTTAAGTCTGATTTGGACTTATTGATCAAAGCAAGACTCATTTGATTAATTATAGTTGGATCAGTTTTGGTTTGGACCAAACTAGTATAGTTAAATCAAgtaataatttaaattaggctAAATTTACTTAAACCAACCTGGTTCAAACTAAGTTGGTTTGAACTAAACTagttaaagaagaagaaaaaaacttactttacttttttttttcttgacgTGTGTTTATTCACATGAGAAAGTTTTctacttctctctctctctctcttcgcaTGAAAAAACTTCTCacattttctcaatttttttttctttttgattttttaaaattaaacttttccttAAACAATAATTTTGATGAGCAAAGTTACTATTCTTCGTTCTTCTCCGCCTCTATTCTCACTTCCTCTGTCGCAATAAACATGGCAACTGGAGTGACTGTCGATCGTCAGTCCCTAGAAGTAGTCATCGGTGTTCTCCGTCAAATACTGGTCACCGATGGCCCGACGTGGTCttcagcacacacaacacagaaAAATGAAAGAGGGTGTTGGTCGGCCTTTAGTGCGTCGCCGGCCACAGACGTGTTGCGGCCTCCCGGGATGCCTTCACCAGCCTTGAAATGTCATCGCCAGTGTGCCCCTGCAATGTGGCTCTACCCACGATGTAGTCACTGGTGTGCCGACGCCGACTCGATAAATAGTTGTAGACATGCAACTTTCTTTAGAAAATTCATGGATCGTGATTATCCGGTTCTTCTAAACTGTACTCTAATACCATTGTTAATCTATTATGCTAAACAATAAAGACTTGCAGTGATCTTTTGAAGGAGAACTAGGAATAGATGTTGTTGTTGTGAAGTTCACTATTGCCGAGAAGATCACCATCTTGGAACTTTCTTTGaaatttcacaaaccaaatccctcttgATCTGTTCCCACACCCCTCCTCGTATGGAACTTGGATGCCCTTTTATAGAAGggttgaggaagacgaaggggaagggGTGTCCCCTTTATCTCCTTAACATTTGTATTAATGAGAAAGTCGAAGGGGAAGAGGTGTCCTTTTGTCTCCTCAATGTCCAACATACTTGGCATCTAATCCTTATTGACTTGCCAAGACTTTCTAAGTTGTGCATCTATTTAATATCAACCAGTTGGGACTTCCTTCATTCTAAATATTCACATGAACTTTTCATTGCCTAGAGCTTTCCTAGGCTTTTGTTGTTGCATCTAGAACTTATGCTAAACTTGCATACACTTGCACACTTGAGATACATGTGAGATTAACCACAttgcaaaatttaattattatccaaaatttaattattatccaAATATCAAAATCACATAGAAACAAATGTTAGGATATAATTGCACAAACCATCTTTCCTTTGATGTTTAacaatcaatttaaattaattctttaaaaaaatcataaaagcaATATAATCGTAACAAGATAGATAAAATGAAGGATAATGAGTATAAAAATGGATGAATAACACTTCTAAAAAGATTTCATATTAATTCGTAATATTTCCCTTTATATGTGATAGTTTATAATTTAAACTCCTCACGTCGCTCTGCTTGAGACATATAAAAGCATCCATCCTTTATTGAGAACTCCCCTCGAAAGTCTGAAAACTCAatcttgagttttttttttaattagggcTATTAATCATCCATCAACTCAAGACTTCATCCCTTATACCAAACTTAAGGACTTCACTTCTCGCGTAAAAACACTCAACCTTTTTTGAGTTTTTCTTATGGTGAAAATTTCACCTCACACCCTCGGAGACATTTAATTGTTCATTCATTCCAAGTAGATACTTCCTCCTATTCCAAGCTTCTTTCTCAAGTTTGCTTAGTAAGTTgtctttgttttttatttttagtttttagtttttagtttttagtttttagtttttagttGATACTAAATATTCCGTTTATACTGATTAATTATGAGGATAATCAATTTAGTATCATAGAAGTTTTCCATCAACTACTAAAGTAAATTAAAAAGCATCCattaagaaaaattcatctatTGATTCGCTGAAACTCACTTTACCATTACTTTGGGTGCAACCTGTTTGGACCAAAaggatttagatatctccataatgacatgatattatccactttgagtATAAGTCCTCATAGTTTTATTTTGGGTTCTATCCAAAAAAGACattataccaatagagatatcattCCCTTATAAGCGCATGATTtttctcatgtattttcaatgtggaactttatttgcaaccttgcaatcccCCTCTCAAATGAAAGACCACAAGTTCTGtttgatcctcgacccactaggtcCACCCGACCTATAAGGACTTCCTTGCCTATCTGCAACTAAGACTTCCTACCTGGTATCTGGTTCTCTTGATTCGAACACAGAAGCCCCAATTTCctttattcgaggtcaatattttACTCACATGATTCaattagaccataactcttgtgtaTAATTGACGGTTAGACCTTCTGACAGTccatgctctaataccaattgttatgaTCAAaatgaatttagatatctccacaatgacatgatattgtctactttaggCCTAAGTCTTCATGGTTtttttttgggctctacccaaaaggccttaccaatagagatatcattCCCTtataaattcataattttttttcatatgtGTTTCAATGTAAAACTTTATTTGTAATCTTGTGACCCAACCCAACCCAACCCAACCGTCCAATAAATTGTCTTTATAAACTTTATGTATGGATCCATACacatattaatttgaattaatacaATAACTTtactatataaaataataaaaataacaaaaataactAATGAATCTAGTATAGTATTTTGATATTTACTTAAATCTAATTTAACATTTTATCAAGCTTTTACAAAGTGTATTAACATATATCCTACTATCCTTAGATTACGATAAGGAAGTTTATTTGTCTCCTAAATATTCACAATTTAATTCCTAGTTACtatgtatttataaaaaaaatttctctaaatgAGACATGTAACTAAGGGATACTGGACTTTTGGAACTCTTGCCGCAtgtacttcctaatttatcttagTAGTTGGTGAGAAACTTTCGTGAGATCTAATCGATCATTTGAGATTCAACATTATCCAACCTACTTAATCATTAACATATATCCTACTAAAATTCTATGCGATTATTATTCTTATAAAGCTAATTGATACCACATGATAGTTTACCAACTAAAGTAAATAACACAATgctaataggaaaaaaaaaacatcccTATTATAAATTTACAACAAATACCTTACACTCAAAACTATTAGTTGTAAGAGccaaacaaatatatatatttatagatACTCTATTGGCATCTAATgttatcatttttgaaaaaaaaaatacttcctTTAGCATAAATATTAAATCTTACAAAATATTAATACTAGGTGTCCATGGGTTACCCATATATGGATGAGTAAGGTAACAAATCTATGTAATTTAACATTAGTTGGCATTCATAGATGAGTGAGGTTAGACTTCCAATTTAGGCAACTAGGGTAGGGCAAAACACTTAGGGTGCCTGGACTAGGTCCAGGCACCTCGAGCTATAAGGGTCGCCCACCCTGATTGTCCAAATTGGACGACCAAGAtaatgtgtgtgtgtatatatatatatatattatgtttaTTAGGTTCATATTAGTCTGGTTATCCTCATGATCCCCTTCTTGTGATGTTGAGGGtttataattattaaatcttACTATAGAACTATTATGTCTATCTTTATATATAATAGATTCCCTTGATTGTAAAGTTTATGGTTTAATACTAAGTTCTAGATTAAGAGTCTAGTCTAACCCGACTAGTAGATTAGATAaaaaaatttttaggtttaagAAAACAAATTCCTTTTGCAGTAAGTGTTTTAATAATATTGTTTATTTGAACTTtaaaactattattaatattagtcattgttttttctaaaaaaattatgtCAATTTAGATATTATGAAGTTGAAAATCTCCATAGTCTCTTGCTTCGACTGAGATTTTAATATATTCTATAAAGTTTAgaataattatattaaaatttggaCAAAAATAAGTAATTCCCAAGTTGCTATTTATATTGACTTCAATAAATCCAATAACTGATTTATCATTGTCAGAAAATCTTGAATCATAAAGGACTAGAAAAACTTTAGCTCATATGCTTTTTCTAGTAAGTCTTTTTAGACCAAACACAATTACTCCTAGATGAATGTAATTATATTTTCGTTGTAAAAGTGTTCTTGCTTAGTTTTCAGTCATATGTGTGAAATGTTCTTCACCTTCATCTGGTAAATGAAGTGGTTTTGTTCTATGATGTCTATAAAGCACAGTAGAAAAAAATAACAAGGATTCCTTGATTGTATATTCTTCTTGAATTTAAGGtatttaattattcatttaaaaaagtatctaaattttattcaaTATCTATAAATTCTTCTAATTGATAAATAGCAATATCGTTGATAATTTCCTAGGTATCATTGATAAAGTTCTATTTGGTTGTCTTAAAATTTGTAATGATCCTGTAAATACATCAATTTGTATTCGTGTGTGCGGATATAGATCCATTAATAGGGAAATCTTTCTCTTGATTTATGTATGTGAGAAATTTATAGGTAATAGGTGATTGTCtaggaattatttttttttccaaaagagAGTTTACTAAGGTCTTTGTTTAAATTTCCTAATGTTTTTTTTGATATTATTAGTTTGATTATTTTTGTGAATATGATTTTCAATTATAAGGAGTTGAGTTTCCAAGTAGAGTTTCTAATACGATAATTTTATAATGTAAAAATGTAAGTAATGttaatatgatattattttgtTGTATTAATATTTGGTCAACTAACTAGTGTATCGTTACAGTAATCATTATCAtttgttttagaaaattattaagaGAAACCAAGAACTTCCTCATAATAGatatttttgaattatattttcttcatATGAGTTGCTTAGGTCTTTTAGGGTCTCAACTCTATACCAAATTTTGTAAGATATCCCGAGTTCCACGTAAATAAGTCGTAGATTTTAAAATACTATTTATATTAGATGttttctaaattaaaatattaaaataataaattatattatatttacataTTAATATTAACAATTTTTATGTTGATCTAACCTTACCTTGAAAGGGCGGCACCTCCAAATTTTTACCTGTTTGTCCAAATCTCAATTCGATCAGACGAGATTTAAAAAGGCTATCGCACAAAGGTCCAAGCCCAATCCCAAGCCCAAGCCCCAGCCCAAGCGAGAGTGGGAGAAAGTATTTGTATTTCCTGCCAAAATTGTTACGTTCGCGGTGGTCGACGTCGACCGCTAGGTCACTTTTTCCCGCAATCGTCTCTCTTCCCGCTCGGCGGCCAATACTGTGCCACGGGCTATGGGCGCGGAGGAGTCGCCAGGCCATCCGCGGACGTCTGGTTGCTCCGACCACTGTGGGCAGCATAACGACTATAAGATGGGCGGTGACTCGAACCCCACCCACTCCTCCAAGAAGCCGAAGGAGCCGGAGGTCGGCCGGGCCTTTGAGCCGTCGTCTTGCAGTGGGTCGAGTGAGATCCAATCGCGGAAGCTGGATAGGGATGTTAATTATGCGGAGGATGCCTCGGAAGTGAGATTCTTTAGCGTAATTGCTTCTGAGTTTGATTGTACAGTTTATGCTCATGGTGCCCTGTCCTTTTCTTTGCTTTCATTTTTGGTTTTTGAaagataaataatatatttttctcTGATTTCTGTCTTCGAACACAGGAGGAGGATGAATATTGCGAAGAAAAACGATTGAATACTGGAAACAAACGAAAGAGAACAAACATGAACAAGGAGAAAAAACTTAGCAGGAAAACCGAGATGGAGGATACCATCAGTAAATCCAACTCCAGGAGGGTTGTACAAAATGAGAATTATCTAGAGGCAATTTGTTCTTAAGCAAACCCTATTTTTTTCTCGTTGTCTTCTCATATATATTCACCTTTTTGTGACAAAAAAAAGTCTTATTGATTTCTTTTTTTGTCAGGGCATCAAAAAGAAGAAATTAATTGGCAGCGATGCACTTATGTGCCATCAATGCCAAAGGAATGATAAAGGCAGAGTTGTATGGTGCACTTCATGCGACAAGAAGCGATTCTGCATACCTTGCATTAGCCACTGGTGGGTGTCTGTGACTTTTTGTTGTTTAAATAAAAAAGCAATTCTGCAGTCTTTCGTAGGATTTGTGAACTTTAATTCATAGTACTTGACTGGCTTACATCTTTGGTGGCAGCGTGAAAATTCAGAACAACATTTCACTTAGCTCTCTTAATTTCTGCATTTGGTTTGTGATGTATAGGTATCCCCATTTGATAGAGGCCAATGTTGCAGCTGAGCAACATTTTAATTATTTCTCTTAATTTTTGCATTCTGTTTGTGATGTATAGGTATCCCCATTTGACAGAGGCCGATATTGCAGCTGAGTGCCCATTTTGTCGTGGAAATTGCAACTGCAAGGCATGCTTGCGAATGATAAGTCTAACCAAGGTTTGCTTCTGGTGGCTGTACTTTCTCTAGCAGTAGCTTTTGCTTTTGCAATTTGTTCTTCTATAGTATCTTAATTTTCTGTTAAATGCTGCAGCCTACAAGAAATGTGATCAATGAGGctgataaaatcaaatttcaactCTACACTCTGCATTTATTGCTTCCATGGTTGAAAGAGATGCTTCAAGAGCAAGATGTAGAGAAAGAAATTGAAGCTAAGATTCAAGGTAGTACTGTTCTATTATACTTTAGTTGTTTCTCCAATAAAAATAGTTTTCGTAACATTTATGGAGTTTTGACCAGATTCTTTGCCAAATGAAATAAAGGTACAAAGGATCAAGTGTGCAAAGGATGAACGCATGTTCTGGTAGAAACTTGTACCATAGTCAAAATTAGATTCTCTTTGAAGTCAGGCTCTTAAAATCTGTTCATATGTGTTGTCTTGAACAGTAACATCTGCAGGACATCAATAGTTGATTTCCATAGAAGCTGTTCAAACTGTTTGCTGGACCTATGCCTTAGCTGCTGTCGAGAACTTCGTGATGGTTATCTTCCTGGTGGTCTTGGAAAAATCATTTTGCCCTATCAGGATAGAGGCAGTGCTTACATCCATGGTGGCAAAATGAGTGGAAGTTTTTCAAGCAGAACAAAATCCTCTAAAGACAATCAATCTGTAAAAGAATGGACGCCAAACAAGGATGGCAGCATTCCTTGCCCACCTAAAGAATTTGGAGGTTGTGGTTCTGTCCATTTGGAGCTGAAGTGTTTGTTTCAGGAAAATTTCCTTAGTGTTCTTGAGAAAAAAGTTAAGGCGATTCTTTGCAGTCACTTTGCAGAATCCCATGATAATTCCTGTCAGTGCTTATGTTTCAAAGCACCTGGACAGATTAGTTCTAGCAGTGGGTTGCTGCGAAAAGCAGCAAGTCGTGAGAGCTCAGATGATAACTACTTGTACTGCCCTCCAGCAAGTGTTACTCAACAAGGTGAACTAGAGCATTTCCAGAAGCACTGGCTTAAAGGTCAGCCTGTTATTGTCAGAGATGTGCTTGGGATCACATCTGGATTGAGCTGGGAGCCTATGGTCATGTGGCGAGCATTACGAGAAAAAAAACTATCTAAGAGGGCTTCTGAGAGACTTACTGTGAAGGCAATTGACTGCTTGGATTTATGTGAGGTCAGTTCAAATTCCCATTCCTGATATTTTTAGTCAAGGAAATTATTTTATCTGATCTTTGATTCTTAAATAAAAAATGAACCTAATGCCTTAGTGATCATTTTGCTATTTGATTGCTTCTAAAAAGTGAATTATTTTACAACCTACATATTTTATTTGTAGACTGAGAAGCAATGAATTCTTTTATTCTCACCATCTTACCTAAATGGTCGCCAGAGTTTGTAAATCCTTCTTTTACATGTAGTCTCAAATGCATTGCTTAGAAATAGTTTTTAGTTATTCTTGTCACAATTAGTTACTTGCTAATACTGCATAAATAATCTTCTCTCtgagattttttttgtttgtcaTACAAGCAATCTGAATGTTGAATTGTATATTTTGCAGGTGGAGATTAATATCCACCAATTCTTCACCGGTTATACTAAAGGTCGCAAACACAAAAATGGGTGGCCTGAGATGCTCAAACTTAAGGATTGGCCTCCAGCTAATTCCTTTGAGGAACGCTTGCCACGTCATGGTGCTGAATTTATTTCAGCCTTGCCGTTTCCTGAATATACAGATCCTACAGTTGGCTATCTTAATCTTGCTACAAAGCTGCCAATGGATGTGATCAAGCCTGATTTAGGTCCCAAAACGTACATAGCCTATGGAGTCAATGAAGAATTGGGAAGAGGTGATTCTGTCACCAAGCTTCACTGTGACATGTCTGATGCTGTAAGTTCTTCAATCATTTGACGGATATGATGCTTGTACCTTTTTTTCCCCCATAAAATTGGCCATTTTTGTTGTCATTTGTTTATCAAGTCTAAACATCTTGTTTTTGCTTGTTCATTAAGAGttcaattgaaatatttttgtttctttattcTTGAAGCTGTATTTTTCTTGGCATTGATCATTTTCTGTCATTATTCATTCAAATGGGACAATTGTTTCACCATGTACTAATGGTAAATATTTTTGTTTATATAGTTTGAAATTTCAGCTGTTCACCAATCTAACTGATTGATGTGTTTAAATCCTATGCTGAAATTGTGCTTATATCTGAATAGATTATGCTACTGCCTTCTTAAGCTCACTAATTTTTCTCACTATTCCTTAGGATCAATTAGACACTGAATCCATCTCAAATATGAACTCTTATATGCATTGTCTGAATCTGAATTTCAGGTTAATGTTCTGACACATACAGCAGAAGTAGCTCTTCTTGATAGTCAGCTTTCTGCCATAAAAAAGTTGAAAAAGCAACATTTGgagcaagatataaaagaagaatTGTATACTGTTGATATGCCACTATTTGCATCTGTTGATAAGTCAGAGCATGAACTTCTAGATGGAGGTGCTCTATGGGACATTTTCCGAAGAGAAGATTCTGAGAAGCTGCAAGAATATCTTAGAAGGCATTCTAGGGAGTTTAGGCATACCTACTGTTCCTCTGTAGAACAGGTAGATACTATTTTGGTCGTTTGGATGCTGAATAGTTTCTTTCTAGTTGAAATGGAAATTAAATGTTCTCTCCCATTTAGGTGATTCATCCGATCCATGACCAGTCTTTCTACTTGACAATCGAGCATAAAAGAAAGCTCAAGGCCGAATATGGCAAGCAATATTATTTAtgtctaaatttaatatttttttgtaaaTGCAAATTGTAATATATCCTTGAATATCGTTATAACATTTACAAGCTATGCCATATCTGGGTTTATGTAGGAATTGAACCTTGGACATTCGTGCAAAAACTTGGTGAAGCTGTCTTTATCCCTGCTGGATGCCCCCACCAAGTCAGAAATCTGAAGGTTGTTATTTTCATTGATGATTTTGTGTGATAATTATGTCTCTAAGACTGATTTTTTTCTCATCCGATATTAGTAAATCCAACTACTGAATTGTTTCCTGTTTTCTGCCAAACAACAGTCATGCATAAAGGTGGCATTAGATTTTGTCTCTCCTGAAAACATCCGCGAGTGCATTCACCTCACTGAAGAATATCGTACTCTTCCTGAAGAGCACAGAGCTAAGGAAGATAAACTCGAGGTCCTCTTATATTCAACCTTTCCAGTTATTTTGTTACCATGTCCTGTAATTGCTATTATCTTTCTGATCTCTTAGCTTTTGAACTATTTTCATTAAACTGTCCAgataaagaaaatggctttgcaTACTCTGAATCAGGTGGTGAAGGAATTCAAAGAATTTAATCCATAAAGAAGGTTCTAAAATGACATTGTCGCTTGCACATGGTAATGTTAATTTTGCTTTTGTGGTGTTATGTCCAGCATTCTTTCAATCAATAGTCTTGAGTAAACTATGAGAATTCAGAGTGGAATCTTTCTACCACGGTCACAATTTAAAccctttaaaattcattttaaaatttttaatcttttaaattttattttctttaacatctgaagtttagtttttttttttttagaaaatttttagtaCTATTGGGATAACAAGGTCATATTTTTATAAGCAATTGGGTTATTATAAGTCTATAAAAGGGGAGGCTTTCGAGTATTATATCATATTTcagttaatattttctatttcagTATAAGTTTGAGTTTCTTTTGTGGAGTTATTTTTGTTTGAGGTCCTGTAATTCCTTCCAATGCGAGATTTCATCATTCTCATGATTCATGAATAGTAGTCTCTCAAATTTCTTTATTTGATTGTTGACATTCCCTTTCAATTTTCTCTTCCACATGCTAGCCCTTGCATCATCATCTCTAGCTCTCAAATATCACTATAATTGCTTCGTGGCATTGAATTGCTGATTACTAATTTGCCAAAGCCTAGAAGCTCTTTCATTGTCTTTACTAGTTGCAGCTCAACCACTTTGTTTCTACTCTCGCGTTGACCCTCTACATTGCTACTTGCTGCAAAGCTCTCCTAAGCACCACTTCTTGTTACTCTAACTTCTGTGTTTATTGTGTGCAATCACCATGTGCTTCTTGATTTCAACGTTGAGTGAAACTAACTCTTTGGTCACCTCCCACCATCAATCACCAACTCCTATAATCATTGTTGCACGTTTCCTCAAAAAACAACTAAGTCTTATCCTACTAGGTAGAGTTAGCTATATAGATCCTCTTACGCCATTAGACTCTATATctactatatcattatttatatttaaataaattttatcttattttatcattTCTAATCAAGTCTTCTTTGATCTCTCTCTTGTTTGATGTGTGTATTTGTCCTAGTTTCACATTACTTAATTCAAATATTTATTGATCGTCTATATACGTTCGTAC contains:
- the LOC121996326 gene encoding lysine-specific demethylase JMJ25-like, coding for MGAEESPGHPRTSGCSDHCGQHNDYKMGGDSNPTHSSKKPKEPEVGRAFEPSSCSGSSEIQSRKLDRDVNYAEDASEEEDEYCEEKRLNTGNKRKRTNMNKEKKLSRKTEMEDTISKSNSRRVVQNENYLEGIKKKKLIGSDALMCHQCQRNDKGRVVWCTSCDKKRFCIPCISHWYPHLTEADIAAECPFCRGNCNCKACLRMISLTKPTRNVINEADKIKFQLYTLHLLLPWLKEMLQEQDVEKEIEAKIQDSLPNEIKVQRIKCAKDERMFCNICRTSIVDFHRSCSNCLLDLCLSCCRELRDGYLPGGLGKIILPYQDRGSAYIHGGKMSGSFSSRTKSSKDNQSVKEWTPNKDGSIPCPPKEFGGCGSVHLELKCLFQENFLSVLEKKVKAILCSHFAESHDNSCQCLCFKAPGQISSSSGLLRKAASRESSDDNYLYCPPASVTQQGELEHFQKHWLKGQPVIVRDVLGITSGLSWEPMVMWRALREKKLSKRASERLTVKAIDCLDLCEVEINIHQFFTGYTKGRKHKNGWPEMLKLKDWPPANSFEERLPRHGAEFISALPFPEYTDPTVGYLNLATKLPMDVIKPDLGPKTYIAYGVNEELGRGDSVTKLHCDMSDAVNVLTHTAEVALLDSQLSAIKKLKKQHLEQDIKEELYTVDMPLFASVDKSEHELLDGGALWDIFRREDSEKLQEYLRRHSREFRHTYCSSVEQVIHPIHDQSFYLTIEHKRKLKAEYGIEPWTFVQKLGEAVFIPAGCPHQVRNLKSCIKVALDFVSPENIRECIHLTEEYRTLPEEHRAKEDKLEIKKMALHTLNQVVKEFKEFNP